A genomic window from Variovorax paradoxus includes:
- the ribD gene encoding bifunctional diaminohydroxyphosphoribosylaminopyrimidine deaminase/5-amino-6-(5-phosphoribosylamino)uracil reductase RibD, with protein sequence MTKENPNFMIQALNLARQAGPETDPNPRVGCVLVSANGTVIGQGHTQQVGGPHAEVMALRDAATRGHSVAGATAWVTLEPCSHHGRTGPCCDALVAAGIGRVVASMADPNPLVAGQGFERLRAAGVDVEIGPGAEEARELNIGFFSRMVRKTPWVRMKVAASLDGKTGLDNGVSQWITAQAARADGHAWRARASAVLTGVGTVLEDNPRLDVRLVETPRQPHLVVVDSRLQTPPDAHIFIAGRPVWIYAASRDEKKAEALEARGATVTCLPNADDKVDLGAMLKDLAARGVNELHVESGHKLNGSMLREGCVDELLVYLAPKLIGSGLDIASHIHADGPLTSLAGVLPLEFRSVDMLGPDLRIVARIAGKDAF encoded by the coding sequence ATGACAAAAGAAAATCCCAATTTCATGATCCAGGCGCTGAATCTCGCGCGCCAGGCCGGACCCGAGACCGATCCCAATCCGCGCGTCGGCTGCGTCCTGGTCTCCGCGAACGGCACTGTGATCGGCCAAGGCCACACCCAACAGGTCGGCGGCCCTCATGCCGAAGTCATGGCACTGCGCGATGCGGCGACGAGAGGCCATTCGGTCGCCGGCGCAACCGCCTGGGTCACCCTCGAGCCCTGCTCCCACCATGGCCGCACCGGCCCATGCTGCGATGCGCTGGTCGCGGCCGGCATCGGCCGGGTGGTCGCGTCGATGGCCGACCCCAATCCGCTGGTCGCCGGCCAGGGTTTCGAGCGACTGCGCGCCGCGGGCGTCGATGTCGAGATCGGGCCGGGCGCGGAGGAAGCGCGCGAACTCAACATCGGCTTCTTCAGCCGCATGGTCCGCAAGACGCCCTGGGTCCGGATGAAGGTGGCCGCCTCGCTCGACGGCAAGACCGGCCTCGACAACGGCGTGAGCCAATGGATTACGGCGCAAGCCGCGCGCGCCGACGGCCATGCATGGCGAGCGCGCGCCAGCGCGGTGCTGACGGGTGTCGGAACCGTGCTCGAAGACAACCCGCGCCTGGACGTGCGCCTGGTCGAGACTCCGCGCCAACCGCACCTGGTGGTCGTGGACAGCCGGCTCCAAACGCCGCCCGACGCTCACATCTTCATAGCAGGCCGCCCCGTGTGGATCTACGCGGCCAGCCGGGACGAGAAGAAAGCCGAGGCGCTGGAAGCACGCGGCGCCACCGTCACCTGCCTGCCCAACGCCGACGACAAGGTCGACCTGGGCGCCATGCTGAAAGACCTGGCAGCCCGCGGCGTCAACGAGCTGCACGTCGAGTCGGGCCACAAGCTCAACGGCTCGATGCTGCGCGAAGGCTGCGTCGACGAGCTGCTGGTGTACCTGGCGCCCAAGCTGATCGGCAGCGGGCTCGACATCGCGAGCCACATCCACGCCGACGGCCCGCTCACCTCGCTGGCGGGGGTTCTGCCCCTGGAATTCAGGTCCGTCGACATGCTTGGACCCGATCTGCGCATCGTGGCCCGGATCGCCGGAAAAGACGCCTTCTGA